A region of Candidatus Leptovillus gracilis DNA encodes the following proteins:
- a CDS encoding phospholipid carrier-dependent glycosyltransferase has protein sequence MQPGTAATWSRRAMALVLVVFMGLAFAANVINPLHEATDELRHYRFVQTIVQHKALPVQGVGCNAQGHHPPLFYAVAALATGWVDTTGEGDCYDPPPNPFWAYRYWEVGRDNKNQYLHYTAVEGFPWHGGALAAHLTRLVNSLFGAAAVWLTYLIGLAIWPKRPFLAVAGAALVGFNPMFVYMSGSVNNDVIAAFSGAAITLACVRLVQDERGLSLRWGLILGVLYSLALLSKFNLAAIAGLIGAAMTWVAWHKRQWRAWVQAGLALMGVTAVLTGWWFGRNQILYGEPTGVEKLTELWGVRDPSQSFWLAVSELDYVWTSLWGRFGYGQIPLPNVMYAGLGALAILGVTGYALPFVRRETQELKETAVPLLLLLLNVLLFLGVLFNYLLISPAGPMGRFFFPALPALAVLLAYGLSQYGATGQRPFRADVWLAGILNGGMALLTLIAFWGYLRPAYAQPPGFTPTAVPNPINAQFDSFVNLRGYELRQNEVRPGETLDLDLYWEVTAKPPGDYLLFVHLIDENGLMVAQRDTHPGLGNFPASNWQAGDRFVESIRLVVPETAYTPDNATLYVGYVAPGAYRLGISREGVGLGDALPLAEIAITPIPGDLPNAQNQNFNNRLRLRGYEYNKRSFLPGDVLAVTLYWERLSGDPADNWVRISVVDGEGKEVIYQESQPPAEGQPGEVIRDEHWLDLGYSLAAGAYTIHVTLMDVVSGQVQTIVADDGRQINDHLSLAQIRLQQ, from the coding sequence TTGCAACCTGGAACCGCAGCGACCTGGAGCCGGCGGGCGATGGCCCTGGTGTTGGTCGTTTTTATGGGGCTGGCATTTGCCGCCAACGTGATCAATCCGCTGCACGAGGCGACGGATGAACTGCGCCATTACCGCTTTGTGCAAACCATCGTGCAGCACAAGGCGCTGCCGGTGCAGGGAGTAGGCTGCAATGCCCAGGGGCATCATCCGCCGCTGTTTTACGCGGTGGCGGCGTTGGCGACCGGTTGGGTAGATACGACCGGTGAGGGGGATTGTTATGACCCACCGCCAAACCCATTTTGGGCATACCGCTACTGGGAAGTGGGGCGCGATAACAAGAATCAATATCTGCATTATACGGCCGTTGAAGGTTTTCCCTGGCATGGCGGAGCGTTGGCCGCCCACCTGACGCGGCTGGTGAACAGCTTGTTTGGCGCGGCAGCGGTGTGGCTGACCTACCTGATCGGGCTGGCAATCTGGCCGAAACGGCCGTTTCTGGCTGTCGCCGGAGCGGCTCTGGTGGGTTTCAACCCGATGTTTGTCTACATGTCCGGGTCTGTCAACAACGATGTGATTGCCGCCTTTAGCGGCGCGGCCATTACCCTGGCCTGCGTGCGGCTGGTGCAGGACGAGCGTGGTCTGAGTCTGCGCTGGGGGCTGATTCTGGGCGTGCTGTACAGCCTGGCGCTGCTGAGCAAATTCAACCTGGCGGCCATCGCCGGGCTGATTGGCGCGGCAATGACTTGGGTGGCCTGGCACAAACGGCAGTGGCGCGCCTGGGTGCAGGCAGGGTTGGCGCTGATGGGGGTGACGGCCGTTCTGACTGGCTGGTGGTTTGGGCGCAACCAGATATTGTACGGCGAGCCGACCGGCGTTGAAAAGCTGACCGAACTGTGGGGCGTGCGTGACCCTTCGCAGAGTTTCTGGCTGGCGGTGTCGGAATTGGATTATGTCTGGACCAGCTTGTGGGGGCGTTTTGGCTACGGCCAAATTCCCCTGCCAAACGTGATGTATGCCGGTCTGGGGGCGTTGGCAATTCTGGGAGTGACCGGGTATGCCCTGCCCTTTGTACGCCGCGAGACACAGGAATTAAAGGAAACGGCCGTCCCCCTGCTGCTGCTCTTGCTGAACGTGCTTCTATTTTTAGGCGTCCTCTTCAACTATCTACTAATCAGCCCGGCTGGGCCGATGGGGCGCTTCTTTTTCCCGGCGCTGCCGGCGCTGGCGGTGCTGCTGGCCTATGGATTGAGCCAATATGGGGCGACGGGGCAACGGCCGTTTCGCGCCGACGTCTGGCTGGCAGGCATTTTAAACGGCGGCATGGCCCTGCTGACACTCATCGCTTTCTGGGGCTATCTGCGCCCGGCGTATGCCCAACCACCCGGATTTACGCCAACGGCCGTACCCAATCCCATCAACGCCCAATTCGACAGTTTCGTCAATTTGCGCGGCTATGAACTGCGGCAAAACGAGGTACGGCCGGGCGAAACCCTGGATTTAGACCTGTATTGGGAAGTGACCGCCAAACCGCCAGGCGATTACCTGTTGTTTGTCCATCTGATAGACGAAAACGGCCTGATGGTGGCTCAACGCGACACCCATCCCGGATTGGGCAATTTCCCGGCCAGCAATTGGCAGGCGGGTGATCGTTTTGTCGAATCTATTCGTCTGGTCGTGCCAGAAACAGCTTACACGCCGGACAACGCCACGCTGTACGTGGGTTATGTCGCCCCCGGCGCCTATCGCCTGGGCATCAGCAGGGAGGGCGTGGGGCTGGGCGATGCGCTGCCCCTGGCCGAAATCGCCATCACGCCGATTCCCGGCGATTTGCCCAATGCGCAAAACCAAAACTTTAACAATCGTCTGCGCCTGCGCGGTTATGAATACAACAAACGCAGCTTTTTGCCCGGCGATGTGCTGGCGGTGACGTTGTATTGGGAGCGTTTGTCCGGCGACCCGGCGGACAATTGGGTACGCATCAGCGTGGTGGATGGCGAGGGCAAGGAAGTCATCTATCAGGAGAGCCAACCGCCAGCCGAGGGGCAGCCGGGAGAGGTGATTCGGGACGAGCATTGGCTGGACCTGGGCTACAGCCTGGCAGCTGGCGCTTACACGATTCATGTGACCTTAATGGACGTTGTTAGTGGACAGGTGCAAACTATTGTGGCTGACGATGGACGCCAGATAAATGATCATTTATCATTAGCTCAGATTCGATTGCAGCAGTAA